The Haloarchaeobius amylolyticus genome window below encodes:
- a CDS encoding TIGR03668 family PPOX class F420-dependent oxidoreductase: protein MFQEAERRYLETARVGRLATADARGRPSAIPVCFALVDGTVVTPIDEKPQRVAPGALRRSRDISENPYVTLVVDHYTEDWGRLGWVQVRGTASHCAPDDDSHSAGVVALREKYEQYTEHALENRPLIRISPGSVRSWGDLERPGESSEST, encoded by the coding sequence ATGTTCCAGGAGGCCGAACGCCGGTACCTCGAGACGGCGCGGGTCGGTCGGCTGGCGACCGCCGACGCCAGGGGTCGCCCCAGTGCGATTCCGGTGTGCTTCGCCCTCGTCGACGGAACCGTCGTGACGCCGATCGACGAGAAACCACAGCGTGTCGCTCCGGGTGCGCTCCGGCGGAGTCGAGATATCAGCGAGAACCCGTACGTCACCCTGGTCGTCGACCACTACACCGAGGACTGGGGCAGACTCGGCTGGGTGCAGGTTCGCGGGACGGCGAGCCACTGTGCGCCCGACGACGATTCCCACAGTGCTGGCGTCGTCGCGCTCCGGGAGAAGTACGAGCAGTACACCGAACACGCCCTCGAGAACCGGCCGCTCATCCGGATCTCCCCGGGGAGTGTGCGTTCGTGGGGCGACCTCGAGCGTCCCGGGGAGTCCTCGGAGTCGACGTAG
- a CDS encoding vWA domain-containing protein produces the protein MSPRNRRAFLSLATTAAATGLAGCSQVLPGTSPRTDGDDDLPTTAPPGELVDDWQYDPSQHQGDSGGSSNASGGAGGGSTAMATQTTASTSVGLSAGGAKDVNNFRQNIEEDYLPIPSDLSYEGLFYDYYFDTGSKKSCESLFCPSYSPAVTADPLSGETERYLSVGLNSGLDAEDFDRKRLNLVVVLDISGSMGSPFSQYYYDQYGNRQEVEDAGDRSKIAVAKDALASLTKQLRPGDRFGVVLYNSEAAVAKPMNPVERTDMDAIRGHIREDIEATGGTHLSAGLDAASGLLEEYRDADQTTYENRMIVLTDAMPNIGDTSADSLEDRLAREAENNVHSTFVGIGVDFNSDIVDQITSVRGANYYSVHSAKQFEERVTDGFEYMVTPLVFDLSLELDAEGYDIEKVYGSSAAEEATGQLMQVNTLFASPTSEGKTKGGVVLVKVTRTGNGGSGQLRLRASWEDRTGKAGQTETTIEFPASDPEYFANSGVRKAVLLTRYADLLKNWMVAERESGGDPPAEGIEVPGEDLGKWERQSDPLTVSSEYRQRFATFTDHFESEMTALGDETLQQELDVLRELAGEATATRLAGVLSSRSLP, from the coding sequence ATGTCCCCGCGAAACCGCAGAGCGTTCCTCTCGCTCGCGACGACCGCGGCAGCCACCGGTCTCGCCGGCTGCTCGCAGGTCCTCCCCGGCACGAGCCCGCGAACCGACGGCGACGACGACCTGCCGACGACTGCCCCACCCGGCGAGCTCGTCGACGACTGGCAGTACGACCCGAGCCAGCACCAGGGCGACAGTGGCGGCAGTTCCAACGCCTCGGGCGGCGCCGGCGGAGGGAGTACCGCCATGGCGACCCAGACCACCGCGAGCACCTCCGTCGGCCTCTCTGCCGGCGGCGCGAAGGACGTGAACAACTTCCGCCAGAACATCGAGGAGGACTACCTCCCCATCCCCTCGGACCTCTCCTACGAGGGGCTGTTCTACGACTACTACTTCGACACCGGTTCGAAGAAATCGTGCGAGTCGCTGTTCTGTCCCTCCTACTCGCCGGCGGTCACCGCCGACCCGCTCTCCGGCGAGACCGAGCGCTACCTCTCGGTCGGGCTGAACTCCGGCCTCGACGCCGAAGACTTCGACCGCAAGCGCCTGAACCTCGTCGTCGTCCTCGACATCTCCGGGTCGATGGGGTCGCCCTTCAGCCAGTACTACTACGACCAGTACGGCAACAGGCAGGAGGTCGAGGACGCGGGCGACCGCTCGAAGATCGCGGTCGCGAAGGACGCCCTCGCCAGCCTGACGAAGCAACTCCGCCCGGGCGACCGCTTCGGCGTCGTCCTCTACAACAGCGAGGCCGCGGTCGCGAAGCCGATGAACCCCGTCGAACGGACCGACATGGACGCCATCCGGGGGCACATCCGCGAGGACATCGAGGCCACCGGTGGCACCCACCTCTCGGCCGGCCTCGACGCCGCCTCGGGGCTGCTCGAGGAGTACCGCGACGCCGACCAGACGACCTACGAGAACCGGATGATCGTCCTCACGGACGCGATGCCGAACATCGGCGACACCAGCGCGGACAGCCTCGAAGACCGTCTCGCGCGCGAGGCCGAGAACAACGTCCACAGCACCTTCGTCGGCATCGGCGTCGACTTCAACTCCGACATCGTCGACCAGATCACCAGCGTCCGCGGCGCGAACTACTACTCGGTCCACTCGGCGAAGCAGTTCGAAGAGCGCGTCACCGACGGCTTCGAGTACATGGTCACGCCGCTGGTCTTCGACCTCTCGCTCGAACTCGACGCCGAGGGGTACGACATCGAGAAGGTCTATGGGTCGAGCGCCGCCGAGGAGGCCACCGGTCAGCTCATGCAGGTGAACACGCTGTTCGCCTCACCCACCTCCGAGGGCAAGACGAAGGGCGGGGTCGTGCTCGTGAAGGTGACGCGAACAGGGAACGGCGGGTCGGGCCAACTTCGCCTCCGTGCCAGCTGGGAGGACCGCACCGGCAAGGCGGGCCAGACCGAGACGACCATCGAGTTCCCGGCCAGCGACCCGGAGTACTTCGCCAACTCCGGTGTCCGCAAGGCCGTCCTCCTCACCCGCTACGCCGACCTGCTGAAGAACTGGATGGTCGCCGAGCGCGAGTCCGGTGGCGACCCGCCCGCCGAGGGTATCGAGGTCCCCGGTGAGGACCTCGGGAAGTGGGAGCGCCAGTCCGACCCGCTCACCGTCTCCAGCGAGTACCGCCAGCGCTTCGCCACGTTCACCGACCACTTCGAGTCCGAGATGACCGCGCTCGGCGACGAGACCCTGCAACAGGAACTCGACGTGCTCCGGGAGCTGGCGGGCGAGGCGACGGCTACGCGGCTGGCCGGGGTGCTGTCGTCCCGGTCGCTCCCGTAA
- a CDS encoding DUF5783 family protein — MEDLDPETFEEEKYVEYFPRLQQAYKNAFNTLNEKYDSQLIHGIDQQVLNESEPHYEGDGEFTIELPDEPYDRLTGVVVAEEKFDAILSEYTDEIESELRRVFNIR; from the coding sequence ATGGAAGACCTCGATCCGGAGACCTTCGAGGAGGAGAAGTACGTGGAGTACTTCCCACGCCTCCAGCAGGCGTACAAGAACGCGTTCAACACGCTCAACGAGAAGTACGACTCACAACTCATCCACGGCATCGACCAGCAGGTGCTCAACGAGTCCGAGCCGCACTACGAGGGCGACGGCGAGTTCACCATCGAGTTGCCCGACGAACCCTACGACCGGCTCACGGGGGTCGTCGTCGCCGAGGAGAAGTTCGACGCCATCCTCTCGGAGTACACCGACGAGATAGAGTCGGAACTCCGGCGCGTCTTCAACATCCGCTGA
- a CDS encoding NifU family protein: MSTDAQKGDDLEERVTNFLRRNFPQIQMHGGSAAIQDLDRESGEVTILLGGACSGCGISPMTIQAIKSRMVKEIPEINEVHAETGMGGEGGQGGSGGGMSPSFPGETVDDDGEDDEGPQAPF; this comes from the coding sequence ATGAGTACCGACGCTCAGAAGGGCGACGACCTCGAGGAACGCGTCACGAACTTCCTCCGTCGCAACTTCCCACAGATCCAGATGCACGGGGGCAGTGCGGCCATCCAGGACCTCGACCGCGAGTCGGGCGAGGTCACCATCCTGCTCGGTGGTGCCTGTTCCGGCTGTGGCATCTCCCCGATGACCATCCAGGCGATCAAGTCCCGCATGGTCAAGGAGATACCCGAGATCAACGAGGTCCACGCCGAGACCGGTATGGGCGGCGAGGGCGGCCAGGGCGGCAGCGGTGGCGGCATGTCCCCCTCGTTCCCCGGTGAGACGGTCGACGACGACGGCGAGGACGACGAAGGCCCGCAGGCCCCGTTCTGA
- a CDS encoding sulfatase-like hydrolase/transferase, producing the protein MERTDTAGQNVLFVVMDTVRKDHLSVYGYDRPTTPGLEAFAEEAAVYEQAVAPAPWTLPVHASLFTGLYPSQHGASQENPYLEGATTLAQTLSDTHRSACYSSNAWITPYTHLTDGFDDQDNFFEVMPGDFLSGPMAKAWKTMNDNEKLRKIADWLVSVGNKAHEYLASGEGADSKTPQVIDQTQDFIDSADDNWFQFINLMDAHLPYHPPEEYREEFAPGADPQEVCQNSKEYNCGARDIDDDEWADIQGLYDAEIRHIDAELQRLFDWMQAEGHWEDTLVVVCADHGELFGEHDLYGHEFCIYDPLVNVPCMVKHPDLEPGRYDQQLELVDLYHTVLDHAGVESGDAQAVDLDPSRSLLSDSHREGVVPPRTDADDVDFGEYAFVEYYRPVVELKQLEQKASNAGITLDTDSRFYSRMRAARRLDGKYIRNERITDEFYRLDEDPGETDDRIAADDPVKEEVEATLSEFEDLVGGEWKEVDDDDVLGDMSDDAKDRLQDLGYIE; encoded by the coding sequence ATGGAACGCACCGACACGGCCGGCCAGAACGTCCTCTTCGTCGTCATGGACACGGTGCGCAAGGACCACCTGTCCGTCTACGGGTACGACCGCCCGACGACGCCGGGGCTGGAGGCGTTCGCCGAGGAGGCAGCCGTCTACGAGCAGGCAGTCGCGCCCGCGCCGTGGACGCTGCCGGTTCACGCCTCGCTGTTCACCGGCCTGTACCCGAGTCAGCACGGTGCCAGCCAGGAGAACCCGTACCTAGAGGGGGCGACGACGCTCGCCCAGACGCTCTCGGACACCCACCGGAGCGCGTGTTACTCCTCGAACGCCTGGATCACCCCGTACACCCACCTGACCGACGGCTTCGACGACCAGGACAACTTCTTCGAAGTCATGCCCGGCGACTTCCTCTCCGGGCCGATGGCGAAGGCCTGGAAGACGATGAACGACAACGAGAAGCTCCGCAAGATCGCGGACTGGCTCGTCTCCGTCGGCAACAAGGCCCACGAGTACCTCGCCTCCGGCGAGGGGGCCGACTCGAAGACCCCGCAGGTCATCGACCAGACGCAGGACTTCATCGACTCCGCGGACGACAACTGGTTCCAGTTCATCAACCTGATGGACGCACACCTGCCGTACCACCCGCCCGAGGAGTACCGCGAGGAGTTCGCACCCGGCGCGGACCCCCAGGAGGTCTGCCAGAACTCCAAGGAGTACAACTGCGGCGCCCGCGACATCGACGACGACGAGTGGGCGGACATCCAGGGCCTCTACGACGCCGAGATCCGGCACATCGACGCCGAACTCCAGCGGCTGTTCGACTGGATGCAGGCCGAGGGGCACTGGGAGGACACCCTCGTCGTGGTCTGTGCGGACCACGGCGAACTGTTCGGCGAGCACGACCTGTACGGCCACGAGTTCTGTATCTACGACCCGCTCGTGAACGTCCCGTGTATGGTCAAGCACCCGGACCTCGAACCCGGGCGCTACGACCAGCAGCTCGAACTCGTCGACCTCTACCACACCGTGCTGGACCACGCGGGCGTCGAGTCCGGTGACGCGCAGGCGGTCGACCTCGACCCCTCGCGCTCGCTGCTCTCGGACTCCCACCGCGAGGGCGTCGTCCCGCCCCGGACCGACGCCGACGACGTCGACTTCGGCGAGTACGCCTTCGTGGAGTACTACCGGCCGGTCGTCGAACTCAAGCAGCTCGAGCAGAAGGCCAGCAACGCCGGCATCACGCTCGACACCGACTCGCGGTTCTACTCGCGGATGCGCGCCGCCCGTCGCCTCGACGGGAAGTACATCCGGAACGAGCGCATCACCGACGAGTTCTACCGGCTCGACGAGGACCCCGGCGAGACCGACGACCGCATCGCGGCCGACGACCCCGTCAAGGAGGAGGTCGAGGCGACCCTCTCCGAGTTCGAGGACCTCGTCGGCGGCGAGTGGAAGGAGGTCGACGACGACGACGTCCTCGGCGACATGAGCGACGACGCGAAAGACAGACTCCAGGACCTCGGGTACATCGAGTAA
- a CDS encoding lysylphosphatidylglycerol synthase transmembrane domain-containing protein — MTGQKGGSFAEMFGRQTLVKMGVGFVIALVLVYLLGTVVGWEKTIAELREADPTWIALGCLSTLLCLMMWGRAWQIVLGVGGIEVPYHKLVVTYFAATFANYVTPLGQAGGEPFIAYVLSRDTDADYEQSLASVVTADLLNLLPFFNFAAVGVAYLVLQTSFGGSDTVDNLVLGLGALAVGVPAVVWAGWRHRTGVEEAVVRIVRPLSRLTSRISADGIRHRIERFYTAIERITAEPQALARALGYSYLGWFLFTIPMYTAVRATGADMNAILVFFIVPASTIAGLVPTPGGLGAVEGALTVLLSQVGGLPTSSSLAVATLYRVESYLFALLVGGIAALWVTIRA, encoded by the coding sequence GTGACGGGACAGAAGGGCGGGTCCTTCGCGGAGATGTTCGGCCGCCAGACCCTCGTGAAGATGGGCGTGGGCTTCGTCATCGCCCTCGTCCTGGTCTACCTGCTCGGCACCGTCGTCGGGTGGGAGAAGACCATCGCAGAGCTGCGGGAAGCAGACCCGACGTGGATCGCGCTCGGCTGTCTCTCGACCCTGCTCTGCCTGATGATGTGGGGTCGCGCCTGGCAGATCGTCCTCGGCGTGGGCGGCATCGAGGTGCCGTACCACAAGCTCGTCGTGACGTACTTCGCGGCGACGTTCGCCAACTACGTCACGCCACTGGGGCAGGCCGGCGGCGAGCCCTTCATCGCGTACGTCCTCTCGCGGGACACCGACGCCGACTACGAGCAGAGCCTCGCGAGCGTCGTCACCGCCGACCTGTTGAACCTGCTGCCGTTCTTCAACTTCGCGGCGGTCGGGGTCGCCTACCTCGTGTTACAGACCTCCTTCGGGGGGTCGGACACCGTCGACAACCTCGTCCTCGGCCTCGGCGCGCTCGCCGTGGGCGTCCCGGCCGTCGTCTGGGCCGGCTGGCGCCACCGGACCGGCGTCGAGGAGGCGGTCGTCCGCATCGTCAGACCGCTCTCGCGGCTCACCAGCCGCATCAGCGCGGACGGTATCCGCCACCGCATCGAGCGGTTCTACACGGCCATCGAGCGCATCACGGCCGAGCCCCAGGCACTGGCGCGGGCGCTCGGCTACTCCTACCTCGGCTGGTTCCTCTTCACCATCCCGATGTACACCGCGGTCCGGGCGACCGGGGCGGACATGAACGCCATCCTCGTCTTCTTCATCGTGCCCGCCTCGACCATCGCGGGACTGGTCCCGACGCCCGGCGGCCTCGGCGCGGTCGAGGGCGCGCTCACCGTGTTGCTCTCGCAGGTCGGCGGGCTCCCGACCAGCAGTTCGCTCGCCGTCGCGACGCTCTACCGCGTCGAGAGCTACCTGTTCGCGCTCCTCGTGGGTGGCATCGCGGCGCTGTGGGTGACGATCCGCGCCTGA
- a CDS encoding ketopantoate reductase family protein, with protein sequence MRICIYGAGSLGSLVGGLLGHHGHDVTLVGRESHVAAVRESGLRVVTPDDAFTVDVGATTDVHDCEGADLAIVTVKAFDTAAAARDLADCDLDAVCSFQNGMGNEATLAAHLDCPVYAGTVTYGAVLREAGTVECTGVGEVVFGPHEGGEGPLDAALETAFTDGGLVAELTADMPRRLWQKLAVNAGINTVTALADVDNGDLLSGEAHELATTAARETARVARGHDVSLSNRTAVAAVESVATATAMNTSSMRQDVHDGKRTEVDAITGYVVEQADEIPDAHVSVPVCETVTRLLRAWEDGRGLRPA encoded by the coding sequence ATGCGAATCTGTATCTACGGGGCGGGGAGCCTGGGGAGCCTCGTCGGCGGGCTCCTCGGCCACCACGGCCACGACGTGACGCTCGTCGGCCGCGAGTCCCACGTCGCCGCGGTCCGCGAGTCGGGACTCCGGGTCGTCACGCCCGACGACGCGTTCACGGTCGACGTGGGGGCCACCACGGACGTCCACGACTGCGAGGGGGCCGACCTCGCCATCGTGACGGTGAAGGCGTTCGACACCGCGGCCGCGGCCCGGGACCTCGCCGACTGCGACCTCGACGCCGTCTGCTCGTTCCAGAACGGCATGGGCAACGAGGCGACGCTCGCCGCACACCTCGACTGCCCGGTGTACGCCGGGACGGTCACCTACGGCGCGGTCCTCCGCGAGGCCGGCACGGTCGAATGCACCGGCGTCGGCGAGGTCGTCTTCGGCCCCCACGAGGGCGGCGAGGGCCCCCTCGACGCCGCCCTCGAGACGGCCTTCACCGACGGTGGCCTCGTCGCCGAACTCACGGCCGACATGCCCCGCCGGCTCTGGCAGAAGCTCGCGGTGAACGCGGGCATCAACACGGTGACCGCCCTCGCCGACGTGGACAACGGGGACCTGCTGTCGGGCGAGGCCCACGAGCTGGCGACGACCGCGGCCAGGGAGACAGCCCGGGTCGCCCGCGGCCACGACGTGTCGCTGTCGAACCGGACGGCGGTCGCGGCGGTCGAGTCGGTCGCCACGGCCACCGCGATGAACACCTCCTCGATGCGCCAGGACGTCCACGACGGGAAGCGAACCGAGGTCGACGCCATCACCGGCTACGTGGTCGAGCAGGCCGACGAGATTCCGGACGCACACGTCTCGGTCCCCGTCTGTGAGACGGTGACCCGGCTGCTCCGGGCGTGGGAGGACGGGCGCGGGCTGCGGCCGGCCTGA
- a CDS encoding DUF7130 family rubredoxin-like protein translates to MSESQQTKLRFGTDIYTEDGTKVGTIRGFDEHGFYVTADEGLEGMSIEHIRAGHEFGEGELMWRCWECGEMGRLDSDIPDECPSCGTSKEDIYYWTED, encoded by the coding sequence ATGAGCGAGAGCCAGCAGACGAAGCTCCGGTTCGGCACCGACATCTACACAGAGGACGGCACGAAGGTCGGGACCATCCGCGGCTTCGACGAACACGGGTTCTACGTCACCGCCGACGAGGGCCTCGAGGGGATGAGCATCGAGCACATCCGCGCGGGCCACGAGTTCGGCGAGGGCGAACTGATGTGGCGCTGCTGGGAGTGTGGCGAGATGGGCCGCCTGGACAGCGACATCCCGGACGAGTGCCCGAGCTGTGGCACCAGCAAGGAGGACATCTACTACTGGACGGAAGACTAG
- a CDS encoding DUF7504 family protein, giving the protein MTISDQHYDTLTDSMNLSFLRAGRVVLLTGGTARAQRAMLLEFCCRAPTASGAVFVTTGADVEASKAACDRLLAAGVDPVGFVGALEGEGAQVDFPDGVHYRPTPPSPGVPDLGEGALSLVDGLAGGEGAPVIVGVDSLSDLLAAEDVQMVYRFVHILTTRLRNAGATAVLTLDESRHDDRDVRTLRRLFDHDVSLTAGPDGSLSASVEALGGDGADG; this is encoded by the coding sequence ATGACGATCTCCGACCAGCACTACGACACGCTGACCGATTCGATGAACCTCTCCTTCCTCCGGGCGGGGAGGGTCGTCCTCCTCACCGGCGGGACGGCTCGCGCCCAGCGAGCGATGTTGCTCGAGTTCTGCTGCCGGGCACCGACGGCGAGCGGGGCCGTCTTCGTGACGACCGGCGCGGACGTCGAGGCCTCGAAGGCGGCCTGTGACCGCCTGCTCGCCGCGGGGGTGGACCCGGTCGGGTTCGTCGGCGCACTCGAGGGCGAGGGGGCGCAGGTCGACTTCCCCGATGGCGTCCACTACCGGCCGACGCCGCCGTCACCCGGGGTCCCCGACCTCGGCGAGGGGGCGCTCTCGCTCGTGGACGGCCTCGCGGGCGGCGAGGGAGCCCCCGTCATCGTCGGCGTCGACTCCCTCTCGGACCTGCTCGCGGCCGAGGACGTCCAGATGGTGTACCGGTTCGTCCACATCCTGACGACCCGGCTCCGGAACGCCGGGGCGACCGCGGTCCTGACGCTGGACGAGAGCCGGCACGACGACCGCGACGTCCGGACGCTCAGGCGGCTCTTCGACCACGACGTCAGCCTCACGGCCGGGCCGGACGGCTCGCTATCGGCCTCGGTCGAGGCGCTCGGTGGTGACGGAGCCGATGGATGA
- a CDS encoding response regulator gives MKRESRPTVLIVDDEPEIADLHTAFLDSDYDVRTAYSGAETFDLLDETVDVVLLDRRMPGQSGDEVLGAIREAAYDCRVAMVTAVEPDFDVLELGFDDYLVKPAGRDGLRDLVDRLLRRADYDERFQRHFALAAKAATLEAYKDPAALAESEEYQQLKDELAALDGELTAALDAMETDEVAMLFRG, from the coding sequence ATGAAACGCGAATCCAGACCCACGGTGCTCATCGTCGACGACGAACCGGAGATCGCGGACCTGCACACCGCGTTCCTCGATTCCGACTACGACGTTCGCACCGCCTACAGTGGCGCCGAGACGTTCGACCTGCTCGACGAGACCGTGGACGTGGTCCTGCTCGACCGCCGGATGCCCGGGCAGTCGGGCGACGAGGTGCTCGGGGCGATCCGCGAGGCGGCGTACGACTGCCGCGTCGCGATGGTCACCGCGGTCGAGCCGGACTTCGACGTGCTCGAACTCGGCTTCGACGACTACCTCGTCAAGCCCGCCGGCCGGGACGGGTTGCGCGACCTCGTCGACCGGCTGCTCCGCCGGGCGGACTACGACGAGCGGTTCCAGCGCCACTTCGCGCTCGCGGCGAAGGCGGCGACGCTGGAGGCGTACAAGGACCCGGCGGCACTCGCGGAGAGCGAGGAGTACCAGCAGTTGAAGGACGAACTCGCAGCACTCGACGGCGAACTCACGGCGGCGCTCGACGCGATGGAGACCGACGAGGTCGCGATGCTGTTCCGCGGGTGA